Proteins from a genomic interval of Diaphorobacter sp. HDW4A:
- a CDS encoding amidohydrolase: MSSSILPIIPRAEVRPDWLAQYTEAALEPDLPIIDPHHHLADTHWGGYMADDLLADLNSGHRIESTVFIQVGFSYRQDGPEALRPVGETERVVRIAKQANAAQSRTRICAGIVGFAELSLGAAVEEVLAAQVQVGEGRFRGIRCHAAAHEKFQYGVMHSPPLHVYLNPQFREGFAKLAQFGLSFDSWAYHTQLGELTDLAKAFPDTPIVIDHIGVPLGVGPYTGQRGAVFAEWKKQLQRIAQLPNVSIKLGGLGMSVFGFPFHKQPRPPTSLELADAWRPYILTCIELFGPERCMFESNFPVDKGTCSYAVLWNAFKHITSGMSGDEKRALYRDTAQSFYRL, translated from the coding sequence ATGAGTAGCAGCATCCTTCCCATCATCCCCCGCGCCGAGGTGCGCCCCGACTGGCTCGCGCAGTACACCGAGGCCGCACTCGAGCCGGACCTCCCCATCATCGATCCGCACCACCATCTGGCCGACACCCACTGGGGCGGCTACATGGCGGACGATTTGCTGGCCGATCTGAATTCGGGCCACCGCATCGAATCTACCGTCTTCATCCAGGTTGGCTTTTCGTATCGCCAAGACGGACCCGAGGCGCTCAGGCCCGTGGGTGAGACCGAGCGCGTGGTGCGGATCGCAAAACAAGCCAACGCGGCACAGTCACGCACGCGGATCTGCGCGGGCATCGTCGGCTTTGCCGAGCTGTCGCTGGGCGCAGCCGTGGAAGAGGTTCTGGCCGCGCAGGTACAGGTGGGCGAAGGCCGCTTTCGCGGCATCCGCTGCCACGCCGCCGCGCACGAGAAATTCCAGTACGGCGTTATGCACTCGCCGCCCCTGCATGTTTACTTGAACCCGCAGTTCCGCGAGGGCTTCGCCAAGCTCGCGCAGTTCGGCCTCAGCTTTGACTCCTGGGCCTATCACACGCAGCTCGGTGAACTCACCGATCTGGCCAAGGCCTTTCCCGACACGCCCATCGTGATCGACCACATCGGCGTGCCGCTGGGCGTCGGGCCTTACACCGGGCAACGCGGCGCCGTGTTTGCGGAATGGAAAAAGCAGCTGCAGCGCATCGCCCAACTGCCCAACGTGAGCATCAAGCTCGGCGGCCTCGGCATGAGCGTGTTCGGCTTTCCGTTCCACAAGCAGCCACGGCCGCCCACCTCGCTGGAACTGGCCGACGCGTGGCGGCCCTACATCCTCACCTGCATCGAGCTGTTTGGCCCCGAGCGCTGCATGTTCGAGAGCAACTTCCCGGTGGACAAGGGCACCTGCAGCTACGCCGTGCTATGGAACGCGTTCAAGCACATCACCTCGGGCATGAGCGGCGATGAAAAACGCGCGCTCTATCGCGATACGGCCCAGAGCTTCTACCGGCTCTGA
- the egtD gene encoding L-histidine N(alpha)-methyltransferase produces MWSRAALTEVRAITDGLMQPKAEISPKYFYDERGSALFEDITRLPEYYVTRVERSILQRHAGAITESVGKGGVVIEPGAGNCEKARALCLLLQAREFVGIDISSDHLQESVRNMQSDMPWMHARAVAADITQPVHLPGDVPTGQRLVFYPGSSIGNFEPAQAVRLLAQMRQLLGAPEDGGGLLIGIDLPKPVHLLQAAYDDAAGVTAAFNRNVLAHVNRRIGSDFVPEHWRHRAFFDASHSRVEMHLAAQTAQSVRWPGGGRDFAAGERIHTENSYKHSLAAFASLLALAGFSKHRSWTDEQGWVALIHAWQQ; encoded by the coding sequence TTGTGGTCGCGTGCCGCGCTGACCGAGGTGCGCGCTATCACTGACGGGCTGATGCAGCCCAAGGCCGAGATTTCGCCCAAGTATTTCTACGACGAACGCGGGTCCGCGCTGTTCGAGGACATCACGCGGCTGCCCGAGTACTACGTCACGCGCGTGGAGCGATCCATCCTGCAGCGCCATGCCGGCGCGATCACTGAATCGGTGGGCAAGGGTGGCGTGGTGATTGAGCCCGGTGCAGGCAATTGCGAGAAGGCGCGCGCGCTGTGCCTATTGCTGCAAGCGCGCGAATTCGTCGGCATCGACATCTCGTCCGATCATCTGCAGGAGTCTGTGCGAAACATGCAGTCTGATATGCCGTGGATGCACGCGCGGGCCGTGGCAGCCGACATCACGCAGCCGGTGCACTTGCCCGGCGATGTGCCAACGGGCCAGCGGCTGGTGTTCTACCCGGGCTCATCCATCGGCAATTTTGAGCCTGCTCAGGCGGTGCGGCTGCTCGCGCAGATGCGGCAACTACTGGGTGCGCCCGAAGACGGCGGCGGCCTGCTGATCGGCATTGACCTGCCCAAGCCTGTGCATCTTCTGCAGGCCGCGTATGACGACGCGGCAGGTGTCACGGCGGCGTTCAATCGCAATGTGCTCGCGCATGTGAACCGGCGCATAGGCAGCGATTTTGTGCCCGAACATTGGCGCCATCGCGCGTTTTTCGATGCAAGTCACTCGCGCGTGGAAATGCACCTCGCAGCGCAGACGGCGCAAAGCGTGCGCTGGCCGGGTGGCGGTCGGGACTTCGCGGCCGGTGAGCGCATCCATACCGAGAACAGCTATAAGCACTCCCTCGCGGCCTTTGCCTCGTTGCTTGCGCTCGCGGGTTTTTCCAAGCATCGCAGCTGGACCGACGAGCAGGGCTGGGTTGCGCTGATCCATGCGTGGCAGCAGTGA
- a CDS encoding OmpW family protein, translating to MKKTLLAIAAVSAFTSGAAFAQSADAVGPFMVRVRAVHLDSRNHDTTGLDLSINNKWIPEVDVSYFFTPNFAAELILTYPQKHDLRAGGTKIGSLKHLPPTLLGQYHFTGMGAFKPYVGAGINYTRFSGVKFDPAVDAALSPSIKKNSWGGALQVGFDYAIDKNWSLNFDVKKVYIGTDVYSAGTKVGSFKVDPVLIGVGVGYRF from the coding sequence ATGAAGAAAACCCTGTTGGCCATCGCAGCAGTCAGCGCATTCACTTCCGGTGCAGCGTTCGCTCAATCCGCAGATGCCGTCGGTCCGTTCATGGTGCGCGTGCGTGCGGTGCATCTGGATAGCCGCAATCACGACACGACCGGCCTCGACTTGTCGATCAACAACAAGTGGATTCCTGAAGTCGATGTCTCCTACTTCTTCACGCCCAATTTCGCTGCCGAACTGATCCTGACCTATCCGCAGAAGCACGACCTGCGTGCTGGCGGCACCAAGATCGGTTCGCTCAAGCATCTGCCACCCACACTGCTGGGCCAGTACCACTTCACCGGCATGGGCGCGTTCAAGCCCTACGTCGGTGCCGGTATCAACTACACCCGCTTCTCGGGTGTGAAGTTCGATCCAGCCGTGGACGCTGCTCTGTCGCCTTCCATCAAGAAGAACAGCTGGGGCGGTGCCCTGCAAGTCGGTTTCGACTACGCCATCGACAAGAACTGGTCGCTCAACTTCGACGTGAAGAAGGTCTACATCGGCACCGACGTGTACTCGGCCGGTACCAAGGTCGGTTCGTTCAAGGTGGATCCCGTGCTGATCGGGGTGGGCGTTGGCTACCGCTTCTGA
- a CDS encoding branched-chain amino acid ABC transporter permease, whose translation MDFTFLIGQALTNGLIIGLLYLLMAIGFTLVFGVMRVVNFAHGEFYMLGAFSAYVCVTKLALPFLAAVLATFVLTLILGWLIEVVVMKGFRGDELNGMIATIGLAMILQNGALMVFGPDPQSMPAVAEGVLALGPVMVPMSRLYVVAFSIVVLIVLYVFLMHSKGGRALRAVVQDIEIANAQGIRSQLMYPLGFGIGVALAAVAGALMAPVFSVSPSIGSTPLLKAFIVVILGGLGSIPGAALAALLLGVFESVANTFMSSSFSDMLLFGFVILMLIFRPAGLLGKAGR comes from the coding sequence GTGGACTTTACTTTTCTGATCGGCCAGGCGCTGACCAATGGACTCATCATCGGCTTGCTCTACCTGCTGATGGCCATTGGCTTCACGCTGGTTTTTGGCGTGATGCGGGTCGTGAACTTCGCGCATGGCGAGTTCTACATGCTGGGCGCGTTCTCGGCCTATGTGTGCGTCACCAAACTGGCTCTACCCTTTCTCGCGGCGGTGCTCGCGACCTTCGTGCTCACGCTCATCCTCGGCTGGCTCATCGAGGTGGTCGTGATGAAGGGCTTTCGCGGTGACGAGCTCAACGGCATGATCGCCACCATCGGCCTCGCGATGATCCTGCAGAACGGCGCGCTGATGGTCTTCGGCCCCGATCCGCAATCCATGCCCGCCGTGGCAGAAGGCGTGCTCGCGCTTGGGCCCGTGATGGTGCCGATGTCGCGCCTCTACGTGGTGGCGTTCTCCATCGTCGTGCTGATCGTGCTCTACGTCTTTCTCATGCACAGCAAGGGCGGACGCGCATTGCGCGCCGTGGTGCAGGACATCGAGATCGCCAACGCCCAGGGCATTCGCTCGCAGCTCATGTATCCGCTCGGCTTCGGCATCGGCGTGGCGCTGGCCGCCGTCGCCGGTGCGCTGATGGCGCCGGTGTTCTCCGTGTCGCCAAGCATCGGCTCGACGCCGCTGCTCAAGGCCTTCATCGTGGTGATTCTCGGCGGTCTCGGCAGCATTCCCGGCGCGGCGCTCGCGGCCTTGTTGCTCGGCGTGTTCGAGAGCGTGGCCAACACCTTCATGTCCAGCAGTTTCTCGGACATGCTGCTCTTCGGTTTCGTGATCCTGATGCTGATCTTCCGCCCAGCAGGTCTGCTCGGAAAGGCGGGTCGCTGA
- a CDS encoding ABC transporter ATP-binding protein → MTTATATATATNTLLKVEGLSKTFGGLAAVRDLSFELKEGEIVGLIGPNGAGKSTAFNMISGSLAPTAGTIVFAGENITGRKPSHVVKHGLARTFQSATVYPKSTVYENVHRGALCHFGVPVWAQIAQTGAYKAALRRTREQVDKVLEITGLAPYRDEIAGELAYGHQKRIGVAIGLATSPRLLLLDEPAAGLNPEECAEFGRLLKTLRDEHRISLLFVEHHMALVMGTCEKIIVLVQGQKIAQGTAEEIRNHPAVIEAYLGVDEDAHA, encoded by the coding sequence ATGACGACTGCAACGGCAACGGCAACGGCTACAAACACCTTGCTCAAAGTCGAAGGACTGTCCAAGACCTTCGGCGGCCTCGCCGCCGTGCGTGACCTGAGCTTCGAGCTGAAAGAAGGCGAGATCGTCGGCCTGATCGGCCCGAACGGCGCGGGCAAGAGCACCGCGTTCAACATGATCAGCGGATCGCTTGCGCCCACCGCCGGAACCATCGTCTTCGCGGGCGAGAACATCACCGGCAGAAAGCCCAGCCATGTGGTCAAACATGGTCTCGCGCGCACGTTCCAATCGGCCACGGTCTACCCGAAATCCACGGTCTACGAGAACGTTCATCGCGGCGCGCTCTGCCATTTCGGCGTACCCGTATGGGCGCAGATCGCGCAGACCGGGGCCTACAAGGCGGCCCTGCGGCGCACGCGCGAGCAGGTGGACAAGGTGCTGGAGATCACCGGCCTCGCGCCCTATCGCGACGAGATCGCGGGCGAGCTGGCCTACGGACACCAGAAGCGCATCGGCGTGGCCATCGGATTGGCGACCAGCCCGCGCCTCCTGCTGCTCGACGAGCCCGCCGCGGGCCTGAACCCCGAGGAATGCGCCGAATTCGGCCGACTGTTGAAGACCTTGCGCGACGAGCACCGCATATCGCTGCTGTTCGTCGAGCACCACATGGCATTGGTGATGGGTACCTGCGAAAAGATCATCGTTCTCGTGCAGGGACAGAAGATCGCGCAAGGCACGGCGGAGGAAATCCGCAACCACCCGGCCGTGATCGAAGCCTATCTGGGAGTGGATGAAGATGCGCACGCTTGA
- a CDS encoding ABC transporter ATP-binding protein: MRTLEVKDIVVHYGLVEALHGVSFQIDAGKIVALVGSNGAGKSTTLKALMGLKKLTSGSLTLDGKRIDAMNSAERVSMGIALSPEGRRLFPRMSVWENLMVGAHTVSSSQQRNESLERVYALFPRVKERREQMAGSLSGGEQQMVAIGRAMMSNPQILMLDEPSLGIAPKIVSEIAQAIKRLNQETGVSVILVEQNARLALKMADDAYVFEQGLVIRAGSGQELLNDPFVQKAFLGI, encoded by the coding sequence ATGCGCACGCTTGAGGTCAAGGACATCGTCGTCCACTACGGACTGGTCGAGGCGCTGCATGGCGTGAGCTTCCAGATCGACGCGGGCAAGATCGTCGCGCTCGTGGGCTCCAACGGCGCGGGCAAAAGCACCACGCTCAAGGCGCTGATGGGGCTGAAGAAGCTCACATCGGGCTCTTTGACACTCGATGGAAAACGCATTGACGCGATGAATTCCGCCGAGCGCGTGAGCATGGGCATCGCGCTCTCGCCCGAAGGCCGGCGGCTGTTTCCGCGCATGTCGGTCTGGGAAAACCTGATGGTCGGTGCGCACACGGTAAGTTCATCGCAGCAGCGCAACGAGTCGCTCGAACGCGTCTACGCGCTGTTCCCGCGCGTGAAGGAGCGGCGCGAGCAGATGGCGGGATCGCTCTCGGGCGGCGAGCAGCAGATGGTCGCCATCGGCCGCGCGATGATGTCGAATCCGCAGATCCTGATGCTCGACGAGCCCTCGCTGGGCATCGCGCCCAAGATCGTCTCGGAGATCGCGCAGGCCATCAAACGGCTAAACCAGGAAACCGGCGTCTCGGTGATTCTGGTCGAGCAGAATGCGCGACTGGCGCTCAAGATGGCGGACGACGCCTACGTGTTCGAGCAGGGTCTCGTGATCCGCGCGGGCTCGGGCCAGGAACTGCTGAACGACCCGTTCGTGCAGAAGGCCTTCCTCGGCATCTAA
- the egtB gene encoding ergothioneine biosynthesis protein EgtB, with protein sequence MLTPVRDLEQNMAARFGRVRAATCQLAEPLSTEDCCAQSMADASPVKWHLAHSTWFFETFVLERFEPNFAPFDPAFRVLFNSYYHGVGAQHPRPQRGLITRPDLASVLRYRAAVDERMQRLLARCEDAACLALIELGLQHEQQHQELVLMDIKHLLSCHPLWPMYRTVQWPQVVASPPAQPAWISHLGGLEQIGHAGEGFGFDNESPRHRVYLEPFALCSRLVTNGDYLGFMQDGGYEQPALWLAQGWDWREANTIHAPQYWRRAQGNDDALWREFTLHGAVDLALQQPVVHLSYFEADAYARWSGARLPTEAEWEAVAQAESIPFSGQFADSGVFHPAAEQGAPQLFGNVWQWTRSSYDAYPGFTPAGGAVGEYNGKFMVNQYVLRGGSCATPSDHIRASYRNFFPTTARWQFAGVRLARDL encoded by the coding sequence ATGCTGACCCCAGTGCGCGATCTCGAACAGAACATGGCGGCGCGCTTTGGTCGCGTTCGCGCCGCGACCTGTCAGTTGGCCGAACCGCTGTCTACCGAAGACTGCTGCGCCCAATCCATGGCGGATGCGAGTCCGGTGAAATGGCATCTGGCGCACTCCACCTGGTTCTTCGAAACCTTTGTGCTGGAGCGATTCGAGCCGAATTTCGCACCATTCGATCCGGCCTTCCGCGTGCTGTTCAACTCGTACTACCATGGTGTCGGCGCGCAGCACCCGAGGCCGCAGCGTGGCCTGATCACGAGGCCTGACCTCGCTTCCGTGTTGCGCTACCGCGCAGCGGTGGATGAACGCATGCAACGTCTGCTCGCGCGCTGTGAAGATGCCGCATGCCTTGCACTCATCGAGCTCGGTCTGCAGCATGAGCAGCAGCATCAGGAGCTGGTTCTCATGGACATCAAGCACTTGCTTTCATGCCATCCGCTATGGCCGATGTATCGCACTGTCCAGTGGCCGCAGGTGGTTGCATCACCACCTGCACAGCCCGCATGGATCTCCCACCTCGGTGGACTCGAGCAGATCGGGCATGCCGGTGAAGGCTTTGGCTTCGACAATGAATCGCCGCGCCATCGCGTCTACCTGGAACCGTTCGCGCTCTGTTCGCGCCTCGTGACCAATGGCGACTATTTGGGGTTCATGCAGGATGGAGGATACGAACAGCCCGCGCTGTGGTTGGCGCAGGGCTGGGACTGGCGCGAGGCCAACACCATTCATGCGCCCCAGTACTGGCGGCGAGCGCAAGGGAACGACGACGCGCTCTGGCGGGAGTTCACGCTGCACGGTGCGGTCGATCTTGCGCTGCAGCAACCCGTTGTGCATCTCTCGTATTTTGAGGCCGATGCCTATGCGCGCTGGAGCGGCGCACGACTGCCGACCGAGGCGGAGTGGGAGGCTGTGGCTCAGGCGGAGTCGATACCTTTCAGCGGGCAATTTGCGGACAGCGGGGTGTTCCATCCTGCTGCAGAGCAGGGCGCGCCTCAGCTCTTTGGCAACGTGTGGCAGTGGACACGGTCGAGCTACGATGCCTATCCGGGATTTACGCCGGCCGGGGGCGCGGTAGGCGAGTACAACGGCAAGTTCATGGTCAATCAGTACGTGCTGCGCGGCGGCTCCTGCGCCACGCCATCTGACCACATCCGCGCGAGCTACCGCAATTTCTTTCCGACCACGGCTCGCTGGCAGTTTGCGGGGGTGCGACTCGCGCGGGATTTGTGA
- a CDS encoding alpha/beta fold hydrolase, whose amino-acid sequence MHGTIEPICGKYVHVDILGETCRVYFEENGQGIPLLCLHTAGSDARQFRHLLCDEEITRTYRVIAFDMPWHGKSYPPVGFQNHDYELTTERYVQTIRAFSSALRLDKPVVMGCSIGGRIVLQLAHAHGDEFKALIGLEGADFQHPWYDTSWLNRPDVHGGEVCAALVSGLVAPQSPDEYRYETLWQYKQGGPGIFKGDLYFYRVDSDLRGKLGGINTAKTPLYLLTGEYDFSCSPEDTIRTAQSIPGAKVTIMEQVGHFPMSENPAQFRQYILPVLNDIAERSASV is encoded by the coding sequence ATGCACGGAACCATCGAGCCCATCTGCGGGAAATATGTGCACGTGGACATCCTGGGTGAAACCTGCCGCGTGTATTTCGAAGAAAACGGCCAAGGCATACCCCTACTGTGCCTGCACACTGCAGGGTCCGATGCACGCCAGTTCAGGCATCTGCTGTGCGACGAGGAAATCACCCGCACATACCGCGTGATCGCCTTCGATATGCCATGGCACGGCAAGTCCTACCCTCCCGTCGGCTTCCAGAACCACGATTACGAGCTGACCACCGAGCGCTACGTACAGACCATTCGCGCGTTTTCCTCGGCGCTGAGGCTGGACAAGCCCGTGGTCATGGGCTGCTCGATTGGCGGGCGCATCGTGCTGCAGCTCGCGCATGCACACGGCGATGAATTCAAGGCACTGATCGGACTGGAAGGCGCTGATTTTCAACACCCTTGGTATGACACGAGCTGGCTGAACCGCCCAGACGTGCATGGCGGTGAAGTCTGCGCAGCGCTGGTGTCCGGCTTGGTCGCTCCACAAAGCCCCGATGAATATCGCTACGAAACCCTCTGGCAATACAAGCAAGGCGGCCCCGGCATTTTCAAGGGCGATCTGTATTTCTACCGCGTCGATTCTGATCTGCGCGGAAAGCTCGGCGGAATCAATACCGCCAAAACACCGCTGTATCTGCTGACGGGCGAATACGACTTTTCCTGCAGCCCCGAAGACACGATTCGCACCGCCCAGAGCATTCCGGGCGCCAAGGTCACCATCATGGAACAGGTAGGGCATTTTCCGATGAGCGAAAACCCGGCGCAGTTCCGTCAATACATCCTGCCAGTGCTGAACGACATCGCTGAACGTAGCGCCAGCGTCTGA
- a CDS encoding ABC transporter substrate-binding protein, protein MKKILAVSLMCLAGTSFAQEELKVGAIVTLSGAGAAWGQAMLYATELAADDVNAKGGLDVGGKKYKVKVVPYDDKYQAGEAVTAANRLVFEDKVKYIIGPVGSAGALAVTPIVDKNKVVMLTLGFTDKALGKDKPFNFRPNLTTMETSQPQINWIVKAKGVKKVGGLFPNDETGQQIAQDLEKAYSKAGAQLNAKEFFERERVDMMPLLTRLMAKGVDAIELDGNAPGTAGLIVKQARELGFKGIIIRSGGPATPEIVNVAGAGATNGMLVNTPINPANAAVKAYSDRYFAKYKKRMNGFSPAFYDGTHMLFQAMSAAGTTTDTDKVRVALENIKDFKGILGTLNWTGGEVYGAAHQISAPFYIARVQDGQEVIEATCSLTECK, encoded by the coding sequence ATGAAGAAGATACTCGCCGTTTCGCTGATGTGCCTGGCAGGCACTTCGTTCGCACAGGAAGAACTCAAGGTCGGCGCCATCGTCACTTTGTCTGGCGCTGGAGCCGCGTGGGGGCAGGCCATGCTCTACGCGACGGAACTTGCGGCCGACGATGTGAACGCCAAGGGTGGTCTTGACGTGGGCGGCAAGAAGTACAAAGTCAAGGTCGTGCCGTATGACGACAAGTACCAGGCGGGCGAGGCGGTGACCGCGGCCAACCGTCTGGTGTTCGAAGACAAGGTCAAGTACATCATCGGCCCCGTGGGCTCGGCGGGCGCGCTGGCCGTGACGCCCATCGTCGACAAAAACAAGGTCGTGATGCTGACGCTCGGCTTCACCGACAAGGCGCTCGGCAAGGATAAGCCGTTCAACTTCCGCCCCAACCTGACGACGATGGAGACCTCGCAGCCGCAGATCAACTGGATCGTGAAGGCCAAGGGCGTCAAGAAGGTCGGCGGTCTGTTCCCGAACGACGAGACCGGCCAGCAGATCGCGCAGGATCTGGAGAAGGCCTACAGCAAGGCCGGCGCGCAGCTCAACGCCAAGGAATTCTTCGAGCGCGAGCGCGTGGACATGATGCCGCTGCTCACCCGTCTGATGGCCAAGGGCGTGGACGCCATCGAGCTCGACGGCAACGCGCCGGGCACGGCCGGGCTGATCGTCAAGCAGGCGCGCGAGTTGGGCTTCAAGGGCATCATCATCCGCAGCGGCGGCCCGGCCACGCCGGAGATCGTCAACGTCGCGGGCGCGGGCGCCACCAACGGCATGCTGGTGAACACGCCGATCAATCCCGCCAACGCGGCGGTGAAGGCCTATTCCGACCGCTACTTCGCCAAGTACAAGAAGCGCATGAACGGCTTCAGCCCCGCGTTCTACGACGGCACGCACATGCTGTTCCAGGCGATGAGCGCCGCTGGCACCACGACCGACACCGACAAGGTGCGCGTCGCGCTCGAGAACATCAAAGACTTCAAGGGCATTCTAGGCACGCTGAACTGGACTGGCGGCGAGGTCTACGGCGCCGCACACCAGATCAGCGCCCCGTTCTACATCGCCCGCGTGCAGGACGGACAGGAAGTGATCGAGGCCACCTGCTCGCTCACCGAATGCAAGTGA
- a CDS encoding DUF808 domain-containing protein, translating into MAGGGLLMLLDDITALLDDIAVMSKVAAGKSTAAVDDVATMTKVAMQKTAGVLGDDLALNAEKVTGVKANRELPVVWAVAKGSLWNKFILVPAALLISAFAPWLITPLLMVGGAFLCFEGVEKILSLFHKPGKQEAEAITAEFVEAEKEGVAPSSVRAAKEAAKAPVDYEKEKIKGAIRTDFILSAEIMAIALGTVSTKPIWEQALVLIAVALAITVFVYGLVAGIVRMDDVGEWLKAKSSSVARAFGRGLIASTPWLMRGLSIVGTAAMFLVGGSLLVHGIPFIEHWLHDAVTGAGTVVATVLPLLVHAGVGALIGAAVVACVHIWGAIRGKPAH; encoded by the coding sequence ATGGCAGGTGGCGGACTTTTAATGCTGCTCGACGACATCACGGCATTGCTCGACGATATCGCGGTAATGTCCAAGGTGGCGGCAGGCAAGAGCACGGCGGCAGTGGATGATGTGGCGACCATGACCAAGGTGGCTATGCAGAAGACGGCCGGCGTGCTTGGCGACGATCTGGCGCTCAATGCCGAGAAGGTCACCGGCGTGAAGGCCAATCGCGAGCTGCCCGTCGTCTGGGCCGTGGCCAAGGGCTCGCTCTGGAACAAGTTCATCCTCGTGCCGGCTGCGCTGCTGATCAGCGCCTTTGCGCCTTGGCTGATCACGCCGCTTTTGATGGTGGGCGGGGCGTTTCTGTGCTTTGAGGGCGTTGAAAAGATCCTGAGCCTGTTCCACAAGCCTGGCAAGCAGGAGGCCGAGGCGATCACTGCCGAGTTCGTGGAGGCCGAGAAGGAGGGTGTCGCGCCTTCTTCCGTGCGCGCCGCCAAGGAAGCGGCCAAGGCGCCCGTCGACTACGAGAAGGAAAAGATCAAGGGCGCGATCCGCACCGACTTCATTCTCTCGGCCGAAATCATGGCGATCGCACTCGGCACCGTCTCCACCAAGCCGATCTGGGAGCAGGCGCTGGTGCTCATCGCCGTGGCACTCGCCATCACGGTCTTCGTCTACGGCCTCGTTGCGGGCATCGTGCGCATGGACGACGTGGGCGAATGGCTCAAGGCCAAGAGCAGTAGCGTGGCGCGCGCGTTCGGCCGTGGCCTGATCGCGAGCACTCCTTGGCTGATGCGCGGCCTGTCCATCGTCGGCACGGCGGCCATGTTCCTTGTGGGCGGCAGCCTGCTGGTGCACGGTATTCCGTTCATCGAGCACTGGTTGCATGACGCGGTGACGGGTGCGGGCACCGTGGTTGCGACCGTGCTGCCGCTGCTGGTACATGCCGGTGTGGGTGCGTTGATAGGCGCAGCTGTGGTGGCTTGTGTGCACATCTGGGGTGCAATCCGGGGCAAACCCGCCCATTGA
- a CDS encoding branched-chain amino acid ABC transporter permease yields the protein MNASPATHSRNESQGVPTTTSQPTKNAIKGGRWSTWIPGLLVLFALPLLLAGNPFYIHLAVLICLNIIFVNGLALINRTGQLSFCHAAFMGMGAFVAVICTTRFHTPFFISVIAGVIASMLIAFLLGAVILRLQGVYFVLVTFCFGELTRLVLLEGGDLTGGANGIANIPPASLFGFTFDSKLSFYCLAAVCAFLSVVLLIALFKTPKGNSLDAVGDNPDLAEASGISIQGSQMFAFVLGSAFAGFAGALLAHYLGFVSPESFNQHISVAAIIMLVIGGRGSVLGPILGALIMTPLPELFRSAIETQNIMYGITLILVLKFLPMGLVGIGAKRFGKGGK from the coding sequence ATGAACGCTTCTCCCGCAACCCACTCCCGCAACGAAAGTCAAGGCGTGCCCACAACAACGTCGCAACCCACCAAGAACGCCATCAAGGGCGGGCGCTGGTCGACCTGGATTCCCGGTTTGCTGGTGCTCTTCGCCCTGCCTCTCCTACTGGCAGGCAACCCGTTCTACATCCATTTGGCGGTACTCATCTGCCTGAACATCATCTTCGTGAACGGTCTTGCGCTGATCAACCGCACGGGGCAGCTCTCGTTCTGCCATGCGGCATTCATGGGCATGGGTGCATTCGTCGCGGTGATCTGCACCACGCGTTTTCATACACCGTTCTTCATCTCGGTGATCGCGGGCGTGATTGCCTCGATGCTCATCGCCTTTCTGCTTGGCGCGGTGATTCTGCGGTTGCAAGGCGTGTATTTCGTGCTCGTGACTTTCTGCTTCGGAGAGCTGACCCGGCTCGTGTTGCTCGAAGGTGGTGACCTCACCGGCGGCGCTAACGGCATCGCCAACATTCCGCCCGCCAGTCTGTTCGGTTTCACGTTTGACTCCAAGCTGTCGTTCTACTGTTTGGCAGCGGTTTGCGCCTTCCTGTCCGTTGTGCTGCTGATCGCGTTGTTCAAGACGCCCAAAGGCAACTCGCTCGACGCCGTGGGCGACAACCCCGACCTCGCCGAAGCCAGCGGCATCAGCATCCAGGGCTCGCAGATGTTCGCTTTCGTGCTCGGCAGCGCCTTCGCGGGCTTTGCGGGCGCGCTGCTCGCCCACTACCTCGGTTTCGTCTCGCCTGAGTCGTTCAACCAGCACATCTCGGTGGCCGCCATCATCATGCTGGTGATCGGCGGACGCGGCTCGGTGCTCGGCCCGATTCTCGGCGCGCTGATCATGACGCCGCTGCCCGAGCTGTTCCGCAGCGCCATCGAGACGCAGAACATCATGTACGGCATCACGCTGATCCTCGTGCTCAAGTTCCTGCCGATGGGTCTGGTCGGCATCGGTGCCAAGCGCTTCGGCAAGGGAGGCAAGTGA